In Leptospira congkakensis, a single window of DNA contains:
- a CDS encoding PAS domain-containing protein — protein sequence MKTYEGISLEEAIQKIAELEKILEEKEQNTYKTFFDQDEEAIVVFDIQSRLFTDCNAKLTATLGFTKEEFTKLSVMDISPKYQPNGQLSESLARHYIDEGFKKENIRFDWVHLNHKGEEVFCEVRLYNYTTANGGAFARAVIQKKDQVIQLQKKLEQKEKLLSKVTQTLPGIIYIQSMATDEFLYLNNTLETQLGYKVDSILTLDFLIKNILYPDDVPRIEEHAKRMFVEKNTDIYEIDFRVFHKNGNIHWLRVWETNFSFNAEGVPTEVLGIGQDITSIKNIEFNLKKQNDLSEEIRRTSKSGVWEWTATTDQMFWTPDLYFLLCTDPKYYKPTKQKLIDFFVPADQQIIANAIKEAEINFEPFDLELEMMVKTKFWVRIQGKVITDSNQIFKIIGSIENIDDSRKKRLELLDNEYRFHKVADQTGLVIYDYDVTTGKIIWDGAIKSVLGYEKEEFNLFDIHGWENLLHEEDRLHTVQALQESIATRTPYRAYYRIRRKDGTFAPIEERGAFLSKNFSEPGRLVGVLENVSARVEFLKTIETKEKRFRNFYNFASEAIVITEEDKILDANLAFQKLFGYEKFEDITISSLIGDPLWMGLSSKEKSFSADGHKRDGVSIPLQINRKDLGDGRYLLSFIDLTSIHEANSIKHALNDIQERNDRIITQKIELEKALEELRLTQSQLILNEKMASLGQLIAGIAHEVNNPLGAIKASSELILNKIKDQIERQNQVIHFLNQKSPEIRNTYFDWLLSSFNTKNHIHGSISRKQKRALVIHLNELGCKHSEVIAEEVIDLGIQDSFHKIEYLANEDDFLELFNYGLDYIQAAQYLNSTLESIQRVSKILYALKNFAHFDKLGAKVKADLISNIETVLTLYNNQIKTGITVTRDYPENLSPIYCYPDDLIQVWTNLVFNAIQAMNYKGKLIVHVREKTSPINHNPLVEVTIEDNGCGIPDDIKERIFEPFFTTKELGEGSGLGLDIVRRVILKHNGHIEVNSNPGKTTFTVSLPL from the coding sequence ATGAAAACTTACGAAGGTATTAGTTTAGAAGAGGCCATCCAGAAAATTGCCGAATTGGAAAAAATCCTCGAAGAAAAAGAACAAAATACCTACAAAACCTTTTTTGACCAAGATGAAGAAGCCATTGTTGTTTTTGACATCCAAAGTCGATTATTCACAGATTGTAACGCCAAACTAACAGCAACACTCGGATTCACCAAAGAAGAATTCACAAAACTCTCGGTGATGGACATTAGCCCCAAATACCAACCTAACGGGCAATTGTCGGAATCTCTCGCCAGACATTATATTGACGAAGGTTTTAAAAAAGAAAACATTCGTTTCGACTGGGTTCACCTTAACCATAAAGGAGAGGAAGTTTTTTGTGAAGTTCGATTGTACAATTATACAACTGCTAACGGCGGTGCTTTCGCAAGAGCGGTGATCCAAAAAAAAGACCAAGTAATTCAATTACAAAAAAAATTAGAGCAGAAAGAAAAACTTTTATCCAAAGTAACGCAGACTCTACCTGGGATCATCTATATCCAATCCATGGCGACAGACGAGTTTCTTTATTTGAACAATACATTAGAAACACAACTGGGTTATAAAGTTGATTCTATTCTAACTTTGGATTTTTTGATCAAAAATATTTTGTATCCGGATGATGTTCCACGAATCGAAGAACATGCGAAACGAATGTTTGTGGAAAAAAACACAGATATTTATGAAATCGACTTCCGAGTTTTTCACAAAAACGGGAATATTCATTGGCTTCGTGTTTGGGAGACAAACTTTTCTTTTAACGCCGAGGGAGTTCCTACCGAAGTATTGGGAATTGGTCAAGATATCACCAGTATCAAAAATATTGAATTTAATCTTAAAAAACAAAATGATCTTAGTGAAGAAATTCGCCGTACGTCAAAATCCGGTGTTTGGGAATGGACAGCCACAACAGATCAAATGTTTTGGACACCCGATTTATACTTCTTGTTATGCACTGATCCCAAATATTACAAACCAACCAAACAAAAGTTAATCGATTTTTTTGTTCCGGCTGACCAACAAATCATAGCTAATGCGATCAAAGAAGCAGAGATAAATTTTGAACCCTTTGATTTAGAATTAGAGATGATGGTTAAAACCAAATTTTGGGTTCGCATCCAAGGAAAAGTAATCACCGACTCCAATCAAATATTCAAAATCATAGGCAGTATAGAAAATATAGATGATTCAAGAAAAAAGAGACTCGAACTTTTAGACAATGAATATCGATTTCACAAAGTGGCTGACCAAACTGGACTAGTTATTTATGATTATGATGTAACCACCGGGAAAATCATTTGGGATGGAGCCATTAAATCTGTATTAGGTTACGAAAAAGAAGAATTTAACTTATTCGATATCCATGGTTGGGAAAACCTGCTTCATGAGGAGGATCGTCTGCATACAGTTCAGGCTTTACAGGAATCTATTGCAACGAGAACTCCTTATAGGGCCTACTATCGAATTCGAAGAAAAGACGGAACTTTTGCACCTATCGAAGAAAGAGGTGCTTTTTTATCAAAAAACTTTTCGGAACCTGGCCGCCTTGTCGGTGTATTAGAAAATGTTTCCGCACGAGTAGAATTTCTCAAAACAATTGAGACTAAAGAAAAAAGATTTCGAAACTTTTATAATTTTGCAAGTGAGGCCATTGTCATCACAGAAGAAGATAAAATCTTAGATGCCAATCTTGCTTTTCAAAAATTATTTGGTTATGAAAAATTTGAAGATATTACAATTTCTAGTTTGATTGGAGATCCACTTTGGATGGGATTATCCTCCAAAGAAAAAAGTTTTTCTGCTGATGGGCACAAAAGAGATGGGGTTTCGATTCCTTTACAAATCAACAGAAAAGACTTAGGTGATGGTAGATACCTATTATCTTTTATTGATTTAACATCAATCCATGAAGCAAACTCCATTAAACATGCATTAAATGATATCCAAGAAAGAAACGATCGAATCATAACACAGAAAATTGAATTAGAAAAAGCCTTAGAAGAATTAAGACTTACACAATCACAACTAATCCTAAACGAAAAAATGGCTTCTTTAGGCCAGTTGATTGCTGGAATTGCACACGAAGTGAACAATCCTTTAGGTGCCATCAAAGCATCTAGTGAATTGATTTTAAATAAAATCAAAGACCAGATAGAAAGGCAAAACCAAGTCATTCATTTTCTAAATCAAAAATCTCCAGAAATTAGAAATACATATTTCGACTGGCTCCTATCTTCTTTTAATACAAAGAACCACATCCACGGCTCCATATCCAGAAAACAAAAAAGAGCTTTAGTCATTCATCTAAATGAACTCGGTTGTAAACATTCTGAAGTCATTGCAGAAGAGGTTATCGATTTAGGAATCCAAGATTCTTTTCATAAAATCGAATATCTTGCAAATGAAGATGACTTTTTAGAACTATTCAATTACGGACTTGATTATATCCAAGCTGCCCAATATTTAAATTCAACACTTGAATCCATCCAACGAGTTTCTAAAATTTTATATGCACTAAAAAACTTTGCACATTTCGATAAACTAGGTGCCAAAGTAAAAGCTGATTTAATTTCCAATATTGAAACCGTTCTGACTCTTTATAACAATCAAATCAAAACGGGAATTACTGTAACCAGAGATTATCCCGAGAATCTATCTCCTATCTATTGTTATCCTGATGATCTTATCCAAGTTTGGACAAATTTAGTTTTTAATGCAATCCAAGCAATGAACTACAAAGGCAAACTAATTGTCCATGTGAGAGAAAAAACCTCTCCCATCAATCACAATCCTTTGGTGGAAGTTACCATCGAAGACAATGGATGCGGAATTCCAGATGATATCAAAGAAAGAATATTTGAGCCTTTTTTTACCACAAAAGAACTAGGAGAAGGAAGTGGCCTTGGCCTGGATATTGTTCGTAGAGTGATACTAAAACATAACGGACATATTGAAGTAAATTCGAATCCAGGAAAAACTACTTTTACAGTATCACTTCCACTTTAA
- a CDS encoding SGNH/GDSL hydrolase family protein, whose amino-acid sequence MKLFSKIWILCFFVFESCVVFQATKVPANNLKSAVETNSIKTPKVVFLGDSITHGRVSYDYVDSIAKNPNLSNYQIINEGINSRLTVQILEQLENLKKLNPDYVFLLIGTNDLKATLSSEEYDRYASLWKLKEPVTEESFVNNLTKIIQTIQKETKAKLIVFSPPVLGEDPNSVPFQRSKRFAELTKQVTTKEKTIYKPLHETLSKGLEESKLSSRKPYIQSTWAMYWTILKYYSTTASWDDLGDSNGYYYLTDAIHLNARGGKILEAMALEEILPKKK is encoded by the coding sequence ATGAAACTATTTTCAAAAATTTGGATCCTTTGTTTTTTTGTATTTGAATCTTGTGTTGTTTTCCAAGCAACAAAAGTTCCGGCAAACAATCTCAAGTCGGCTGTTGAAACTAATTCTATCAAAACTCCGAAGGTTGTTTTTCTCGGAGATAGTATCACTCACGGGCGAGTGAGTTATGACTATGTAGATTCTATTGCCAAAAATCCAAATTTATCAAATTACCAAATAATTAACGAAGGAATCAATAGTCGTTTGACAGTTCAAATTTTAGAACAACTCGAAAATTTAAAAAAACTGAATCCAGATTATGTTTTTCTTTTGATTGGAACAAATGATTTAAAAGCAACGTTATCGAGCGAGGAATACGATCGTTATGCGAGTCTTTGGAAACTAAAAGAGCCAGTCACAGAAGAAAGTTTTGTAAACAATCTCACAAAAATCATCCAAACCATTCAAAAAGAAACAAAAGCTAAACTGATTGTGTTTTCACCACCTGTTCTAGGCGAAGATCCAAACTCAGTTCCTTTCCAAAGGTCAAAAAGGTTTGCCGAACTGACCAAACAAGTTACCACAAAAGAAAAAACCATCTACAAACCACTCCATGAGACTTTATCAAAAGGACTGGAAGAATCAAAACTAAGCTCTCGTAAACCATACATCCAAAGCACTTGGGCTATGTATTGGACCATTCTGAAATACTATTCAACGACTGCTAGTTGGGATGATCTCGGAGATTCCAACGGATATTATTATTTAACAGACGCCATTCATTTGAATGCACGTGGTGGAAAGATTTTAGAAGCCATGGCCTTAGAAGAAATTTTACCAAAGAAGAAATAG
- a CDS encoding DUF6544 family protein, translated as MNQSETKRMFFNILRTWILILFFGCNGIQTSFNSKVEIDFLKQPLQESRVLTKLDIQNLPSPVQNYLLYTGVVGKPQVQNMRIVFDELMYQSPNTKPMDASSEQYNFFNHPSRYFFMKASKMGVPFRVLHSYSEEKAIMIVRVASLFNAVDLEGENLSETETVTVLNDLCLFAPGALIHKNIRWAPVDKLSAKVIFKNGKYQVSAMLYFNELGELIKFVSEDRSALQDDGSLRKARWTTPVRDYKEFNGIKLPTYGEAIWNYPEGDYIYGKFFLKTVEYNLKGLI; from the coding sequence ATGAACCAATCAGAAACCAAAAGAATGTTTTTTAATATTTTGCGAACATGGATATTGATTTTATTTTTTGGATGTAACGGGATCCAGACTTCCTTTAATTCCAAAGTAGAAATTGATTTTTTGAAACAACCGTTACAGGAAAGTAGAGTTCTAACAAAACTAGATATCCAAAATTTGCCATCTCCGGTCCAAAATTATCTTTTGTATACGGGGGTAGTTGGGAAACCACAAGTTCAAAATATGCGAATCGTATTTGATGAATTGATGTACCAAAGTCCGAATACAAAACCTATGGATGCTTCCTCCGAACAATATAATTTTTTTAATCATCCTTCTCGTTATTTTTTTATGAAAGCAAGTAAGATGGGTGTTCCTTTTCGTGTTTTACATTCCTATTCGGAAGAAAAGGCGATTATGATTGTTCGAGTCGCTTCCCTATTTAATGCCGTTGATTTGGAGGGAGAAAATCTCTCCGAAACAGAAACTGTTACCGTGTTAAACGATCTTTGTTTGTTTGCACCAGGTGCCTTAATCCATAAAAATATTCGTTGGGCACCCGTGGACAAATTATCTGCCAAGGTGATATTTAAAAATGGTAAATACCAAGTATCTGCAATGTTATATTTTAATGAATTGGGAGAACTGATCAAGTTTGTATCGGAGGATCGATCTGCTTTACAGGATGATGGTAGTTTGCGTAAGGCACGTTGGACAACTCCTGTTCGTGATTATAAAGAGTTTAATGGAATTAAATTACCTACTTACGGAGAAGCCATTTGGAATTATCCGGAAGGAGATTATATTTACGGAAAATTTTTCTTAAAGACGGTGGAATACAATCTAAAAGGGTTAATTTAA
- a CDS encoding VOC family protein, with protein sequence MKFQQIHTGIITEKLIETKNFYEKWLGLTTKFESDWFILLCLPNKPEVEIAIMKPNQEQVRKSYFQTPYQGKGIWFIFESKDVEKDFEELKEKKAPIDLPLTTEEWGDVHFTLIDPNGIGIDIVQERNPD encoded by the coding sequence ATGAAATTTCAACAAATCCACACGGGAATCATTACAGAGAAATTAATCGAAACAAAAAACTTTTACGAAAAATGGTTAGGGCTAACCACTAAATTCGAATCGGATTGGTTTATTTTGTTATGTTTGCCGAATAAGCCAGAAGTGGAAATTGCAATCATGAAACCTAACCAAGAACAGGTGAGAAAATCTTATTTTCAAACTCCTTACCAAGGAAAAGGAATTTGGTTTATCTTCGAATCAAAAGATGTAGAAAAAGATTTTGAAGAATTAAAAGAAAAAAAGGCGCCGATAGACCTTCCTCTCACTACCGAAGAATGGGGAGATGTTCATTTCACATTGATTGATCCAAATGGGATCGGAATTGATATTGTCCAGGAACGAAATCCAGATTAA
- a CDS encoding AraC family transcriptional regulator, which translates to MPQKPDPYPIWNLLEGKLDDTIGLGQIAFFTGYSDWHFHRLFKSIQGENVKEYIRRLRLEKAAYELKITNFPILEIAIEAGFLSHEAFSKAFKRVIGITPSEFRKKYQKKKTISNKVHQTLPDGISKFGFQKKTISTFSIAFVRHIGSYEELPGPIAGSNEVKQIQSLIQSWNSSYTNHKWIGISQDDPEISPKGKIRFDLGITVGSLQKKLIQGFGVQSIPGGKYLQIRYQGKYQGLPKIYDWILNDYTKSNSLKLKNQPPWECYLNPLEKDDDKRLTDIYIPLT; encoded by the coding sequence TTGCCACAAAAACCCGACCCCTATCCTATTTGGAACCTACTGGAAGGTAAATTGGATGATACTATTGGCCTCGGACAAATTGCTTTTTTTACGGGGTATAGTGACTGGCACTTCCATCGGTTGTTTAAATCCATCCAAGGAGAAAATGTAAAAGAATACATTCGCCGGTTACGATTAGAAAAAGCTGCATACGAATTAAAAATCACAAACTTCCCAATTTTAGAAATTGCCATCGAAGCAGGTTTTTTATCTCATGAAGCTTTTTCCAAAGCCTTCAAACGTGTGATAGGAATCACACCTTCCGAATTTAGAAAAAAATACCAAAAGAAAAAAACAATATCAAATAAAGTCCACCAAACATTGCCAGATGGAATTTCAAAATTTGGATTCCAGAAAAAAACAATTTCCACTTTTTCTATTGCCTTTGTTCGCCATATAGGAAGTTACGAAGAACTGCCTGGCCCCATCGCAGGGAGTAATGAAGTAAAACAAATCCAATCCTTGATACAGAGTTGGAACTCATCCTATACAAATCATAAATGGATTGGAATCAGCCAGGATGATCCAGAAATTTCACCAAAAGGAAAAATTCGATTTGATCTTGGAATCACAGTTGGGTCTCTTCAAAAAAAACTAATCCAAGGATTTGGAGTTCAGTCCATTCCCGGCGGGAAATATTTACAAATTCGTTACCAAGGAAAGTACCAAGGTCTACCTAAAATTTATGATTGGATTCTAAACGATTATACAAAATCGAACTCATTGAAACTAAAGAACCAACCACCTTGGGAATGTTATTTGAATCCATTGGAAAAGGATGATGATAAACGTTTAACGGATATATACATTCCTCTAACATAA
- a CDS encoding bifunctional alpha,alpha-trehalose-phosphate synthase (UDP-forming)/trehalose-phosphatase produces the protein MRLILVSNRLPVQWDGTPNVGGLATGLSSFLSDWKSQGNEIIWVGWPGKSIPEKEQSTYAEVMEKEHGTVPVFLKQKLADSFYNGFCNKTLWPLFHYFTAHCEYLDATFDSYEEANNEFAKSVAKVYQPGDWVWVHDYHLFLLPGFLRNLYPNILISFFLHIPFPTFEIFRLLPERFRTKILTGVLGADLIGFHTQSYTQYFLRTLLRCLGIENERGIIYHQNHITKTGAFPMGINVEQFSVYAKSKECRNIASTFNKNHKDLKQILSVDRLDYTKGVLQRLNAFELFLKQNPLWIKKCKLVLVLVPSRTDVSSYQSMKRAIDEKVGSINGSFGTLDWTPILYQYKGFPFEELVPLYRNTQVMLVTPYRDGMNLVAKEFLVSQTNGMLVLSEMAGASAELPEAILVNPNDLSGMANSIKEAIEMDEKEIQFRNKVMINRLSENTVNDWAKRIFSDTEDTSKKNLAFQTKSVSPNSEFLLPTKDKPVFIIFDYDGTLVPFEPLPHLAIPSQELLNAFTEMLKIPNLSIAIISGRDKSFLEKTFQTLPVHLVAEHGAWHKPPYGSKWNSLFTSNVDWKSQIKNHLNEFTKRVPGSFTEEKEFSLVWHFRNADLDIGLNAAREMLDELSQISSNSGFFVQRGNKIIEVREYGTGKGKAASKIVPQSDLSLYVFGDDTTDEDMFRELPDSAITVKIGKSETIAKYRFKNPEEVHIWIQNLISHLKRNNNGTT, from the coding sequence ATGAGATTGATACTTGTATCCAACAGGTTACCAGTCCAATGGGATGGAACACCTAACGTAGGCGGTTTAGCCACTGGGCTCTCAAGTTTTTTATCAGACTGGAAGTCACAAGGAAACGAAATTATATGGGTTGGGTGGCCTGGCAAGTCCATACCAGAAAAAGAACAATCAACCTATGCGGAAGTCATGGAAAAGGAACATGGCACCGTTCCCGTATTCTTAAAACAAAAGTTAGCTGATTCTTTTTACAATGGATTCTGCAACAAAACTCTTTGGCCCTTATTTCATTACTTCACTGCACACTGCGAATATTTAGATGCCACTTTTGATTCCTACGAAGAAGCTAATAACGAATTTGCAAAATCAGTGGCCAAAGTTTACCAACCAGGAGATTGGGTTTGGGTACATGACTACCATTTGTTTTTATTACCTGGTTTTTTAAGAAACCTATATCCAAATATTTTAATTTCTTTTTTTCTACATATTCCCTTCCCTACATTCGAAATTTTCCGTTTGTTACCCGAGAGGTTCAGAACCAAAATCTTAACTGGAGTTTTGGGAGCAGATTTAATCGGTTTTCACACGCAAAGTTATACACAATATTTTTTAAGAACTTTACTACGATGTTTAGGAATCGAAAACGAAAGAGGGATCATTTACCATCAAAATCACATAACAAAAACAGGTGCTTTCCCGATGGGGATCAATGTAGAACAATTTTCAGTCTATGCAAAATCTAAAGAATGTAGGAATATAGCATCAACCTTCAATAAAAACCATAAAGATCTCAAACAAATTCTTTCCGTAGATCGACTGGACTACACCAAAGGTGTATTGCAAAGGCTGAATGCTTTTGAACTATTCTTAAAACAAAATCCTCTATGGATCAAAAAATGTAAGTTAGTTTTAGTACTTGTTCCATCAAGAACCGATGTATCTAGTTATCAATCCATGAAAAGAGCCATTGATGAAAAAGTAGGATCGATTAATGGAAGTTTTGGAACACTAGACTGGACTCCCATTTTATACCAATACAAAGGTTTCCCATTCGAGGAATTGGTTCCCTTGTATAGAAACACCCAAGTTATGCTCGTGACTCCCTATCGAGATGGAATGAACTTAGTAGCAAAAGAATTTTTGGTTTCGCAAACAAACGGGATGTTGGTCTTAAGCGAAATGGCCGGAGCATCAGCGGAACTACCAGAAGCTATTTTAGTAAACCCGAATGATTTATCTGGAATGGCAAACTCGATTAAAGAAGCAATCGAAATGGACGAAAAAGAAATTCAATTTCGAAATAAAGTAATGATCAATCGCCTTTCCGAGAACACAGTCAACGATTGGGCAAAAAGAATTTTTTCAGATACAGAAGATACCTCTAAAAAGAATTTAGCATTCCAAACAAAATCAGTATCACCAAATTCTGAATTTTTGTTACCAACAAAAGACAAACCAGTTTTTATCATTTTTGATTACGATGGGACATTGGTTCCTTTCGAACCATTACCACATTTGGCGATTCCGAGTCAGGAGCTACTGAATGCTTTTACGGAAATGTTAAAGATCCCAAATTTATCAATCGCTATCATCAGCGGCAGAGATAAATCGTTTCTAGAAAAAACGTTCCAAACATTACCTGTTCATCTCGTAGCGGAACATGGGGCATGGCATAAACCACCTTACGGATCAAAATGGAATTCGTTATTTACTTCTAATGTAGACTGGAAATCACAAATCAAAAACCATTTAAATGAATTCACCAAAAGAGTTCCCGGATCTTTCACAGAAGAAAAAGAATTTTCCTTAGTTTGGCATTTTAGAAACGCCGATCTAGACATTGGGCTCAACGCCGCAAGAGAGATGTTAGATGAATTATCTCAAATCTCTTCTAACAGTGGATTTTTTGTTCAACGAGGAAATAAAATCATAGAGGTGCGTGAATATGGAACTGGCAAAGGAAAAGCTGCCTCAAAAATTGTTCCACAATCTGATTTGAGTTTATATGTGTTTGGAGATGACACAACTGATGAAGATATGTTTAGAGAGTTACCAGATTCTGCGATCACCGTTAAAATTGGAAAATCAGAAACCATTGCAAAATATAGATTCAAAAACCCTGAAGAAGTACATATCTGGATTCAAAATCTAATTTCCCATTTAAAAAGGAACAATAATGGAACAACATAA
- a CDS encoding glycoside hydrolase family 15 protein yields MEQHKYNLGIIGNGSYIAHINTKADIVWLCWPNFDSSPIFGNLLDERCGSFSLIPQSKIISSSQSYLENTNILRTDIVTETGSFAVIDFAPRYYKNGVLHYKRNLYRKIVPIDGNIKIKILINPTYSYGNEILRPKVVSNLIQYESSEFKINLLANVSVNQIIKENFFQLNQTLYLGLFESAPEEIILNEWIESEFIKTKNYWQNWVKHCTIPNFAQKQQIRSALCLKLHQFQETGAIIAASTTSLPEAPKSGRNWDYRYCWLRDGFYTLLALTNLGQFEELERYSQYISNLTPTEDGRFQPLYSIFGENLLEEKILELDGYLKNGPVRVGNSAYTHKQNDAYGQILLSLLPLYLDERIPEKNRFHNLKLVKTILEQIELTMDEPDAGLWEFRNFSQKHCYTFLFHWVGAKAAKEIAIKLDQNEILNKTEQLMEKAKNNIEACFDEELGCYTQAQGKKDLDASLLQLITLGYLDPKTDRAKSHIQAIESSLKSKNGFMYRYLHQDDFGKPETTFLVCTFWYIEALACMDRVDEASELFEYVCTHSNHVGLFSEDLESNSGGQWGNFPQTYSHVGLVNAAQKISQKKSKGLFW; encoded by the coding sequence ATGGAACAACATAAGTACAATCTTGGCATTATTGGTAACGGAAGTTACATTGCACATATTAATACCAAAGCTGATATAGTTTGGTTGTGTTGGCCTAATTTTGATAGTTCTCCAATATTTGGAAATTTACTTGATGAGAGATGCGGATCATTTTCACTCATCCCTCAATCTAAGATAATTTCAAGTTCACAATCTTATTTAGAAAATACAAATATACTTCGTACGGATATAGTTACAGAAACAGGTTCATTCGCAGTTATTGATTTTGCACCGAGATATTACAAAAATGGTGTGTTACACTACAAAAGAAATCTCTACAGGAAAATCGTTCCGATAGATGGTAATATAAAAATTAAAATTTTAATTAATCCTACTTATTCTTATGGGAACGAAATTTTACGACCAAAAGTTGTTTCAAATCTAATTCAATATGAATCATCTGAATTCAAAATAAATTTGTTAGCAAATGTTTCGGTAAACCAAATTATCAAAGAAAACTTTTTCCAATTAAACCAAACATTATACCTTGGTCTATTTGAATCAGCTCCAGAGGAAATCATTCTAAATGAATGGATTGAATCAGAATTCATAAAAACCAAAAACTACTGGCAAAACTGGGTCAAACACTGTACGATTCCGAATTTTGCACAAAAACAACAAATTCGTTCTGCACTTTGTTTAAAACTCCATCAGTTTCAAGAAACAGGAGCAATCATTGCTGCGTCCACCACAAGTTTGCCGGAAGCACCAAAGTCAGGTCGCAATTGGGATTATCGTTACTGCTGGTTACGTGATGGTTTTTATACATTATTAGCACTCACAAATCTAGGTCAATTTGAAGAATTGGAAAGGTATTCACAATACATTAGCAATCTAACACCTACAGAGGATGGAAGGTTCCAACCGTTATATAGTATATTTGGAGAAAACTTACTCGAAGAAAAAATTTTAGAATTAGATGGTTATTTAAAAAATGGACCAGTTCGAGTTGGGAACTCCGCTTACACACACAAACAAAACGATGCTTACGGACAAATTTTATTATCCTTACTCCCCTTATATTTAGATGAAAGGATCCCTGAAAAAAATAGATTTCATAATCTAAAATTAGTAAAAACAATTTTAGAACAAATTGAATTAACCATGGATGAACCGGATGCAGGACTCTGGGAATTTCGGAATTTTTCGCAAAAACATTGTTATACGTTTTTATTTCACTGGGTAGGAGCTAAAGCTGCAAAAGAAATTGCAATCAAACTAGATCAGAATGAAATCCTAAACAAAACTGAACAATTAATGGAAAAAGCAAAAAATAATATAGAGGCTTGTTTCGATGAAGAGCTCGGTTGTTATACGCAAGCACAAGGTAAAAAAGATTTAGACGCAAGTTTACTCCAACTCATCACTCTCGGATATTTAGATCCAAAAACTGACAGGGCAAAATCGCATATACAGGCTATTGAAAGTTCGCTGAAATCTAAAAATGGATTTATGTATCGGTATCTTCATCAAGATGATTTTGGCAAACCGGAAACAACATTTTTGGTATGTACATTTTGGTACATAGAAGCACTGGCGTGTATGGACCGTGTCGATGAGGCTTCTGAATTATTCGAATATGTTTGTACGCACTCAAATCATGTTGGATTGTTTAGTGAAGACTTGGAATCAAATTCAGGGGGACAATGGGGAAATTTTCCCCAAACCTATAGTCATGTCGGGCTCGTGAATGCTGCACAAAAAATCTCACAAAAAAAATCGAAAGGTTTGTTTTGGTAG